In Drosophila nasuta strain 15112-1781.00 chromosome 2R, ASM2355853v1, whole genome shotgun sequence, a single genomic region encodes these proteins:
- the LOC132787497 gene encoding signal recognition particle subunit SRP72 — MSKDTNPKEALIKAAYADVHKFGQNQEFDKAVKAVNRILGVAPDDQTALHCKVVCLMQLSKFDEAHKFIEKNRLSTSLIFEKSYCEYRLNKQLQALKTIDDAGLPQPLPPKLKELRTQILYRLERYDDCLDAYKDIIKNTSDEYEDERRTNLSAVAANLALDKEKEVPDVPEDTYEQYFNSACIQSNRQKFVEAERKLRTSEKLCREFLEDEGASEEEILEELDVIRVQLAYCLQQQGKLKEASVIYAECLRHKPKDAALVAVASNNAVVINKDQNVFDSKKKIRAAMAEACEPKLTSRQKQIIALNNCLLALYTNASDQVQQLTQKLVTSYPQVEFEALLIRCSQLAKDKKHKDAIEQLQKFAVANKTHAFVSKFAIIQLQLLQGNRKDAIETLLSLGEAKYKPGVVSALVSLYLGTDNKPAASDVLKSAVEWYKQNNVSSGDLSDMWRQAAEFHLRGGASETAASSLEELLKLKPNDMKVLAQLVIAYAQFNPKRALEISRRLPKLETLTTASEIDALEAANWVMSTKAAKKSANAKIEPSPSTPAAEKKSANRKRKGKLPKNYNAEVGPDPERWLPKYERTGFRKKRGGARGKDVIKGSQGMATGAADQYDMSNRANLSKNSPATPVYQEPTPGPRQQHRKGGHKKKKGGRF, encoded by the exons aTGTCGAAAGACACAAATCCAAAAGAGGCGCTTATTAAAGCGGCCTACGCCGATGTGCACAAGTTTGGCCAGAATCAGGAGTTCGACAAAGCCGTTAAAGCCGTTAATCGCA TTTTAGGAGTTGCTCCCGATGACCAAACGGCATTACACTGCAAAGTTGTCTGCCTCATGCAACTGTCCAAGTTCGACGAAGCTCATAAGTTCATTGAGAAGAATCGTCTCAGCACATCGTTGATCTTTGAGAAATCCTACTGCGAGTATCGCTTGAACAAGCAACTCCAAGCGCTGAAGACCATCGATGATGCGGGTTTACCTCAACCGCTGCCACCCAAGCTCAAGGAGTTGCGCACTCAAATTCTGTATCGCCTGGAGCGCTATGATGACTGTCTGGATGCCTATAAGGATATCATTAAGAATACTAGCGATGAATATGAAGATGAACGTCGCACCAATCTAAGTGCAGTAGCAGCAAACTTGGCGTTAGACAAGGAAAAGGAAGTGCCCGATGTGCCTGAGGACACCTACGAACAATATTTCAATAGCGCTTGCATTCAATCTAATCGCCAAAAGTTCGTGGAAGCCGAACGCAAGTTGCGCACTAGCGAGAAGTTGTGCCGCGAGTTTCTCGAGGATGAGGGCGCCAGCGAGGAGGAAATACTTGAGGAGCTGGACGTGATACGTGTTCAGTTGGCATATTGTCTGCAGCAGCAGGGCAAGCTGAAGGAGGCCAGCGTTATTTACGCTGAGTGTTTGCGTCACAAGCCAAAGGATGCAGCTCTCGTAGCGGTGGCCAGCAATAATGCGGTGGTCATCAATAAGGATCAAAATGTCTTTGATTCCAAGAAGAAAATACGCGCTGCCATGGCAGAAGCTTGCGAGCCAAAGCTCACGTCGCGCCAAAAGCAAATTATTGCCTTAAACAATTGTCTGTTGGCACTTTATACAAATGCCAGCGATCAAGTGCAGCAACTGACACAAAAACTGGTCACTAGCTATCCACAAGTTGAGTTTGAGGCTCTACTAATACGCTGCAGTCAACTGGCCAAGGACAAGAAGCATAAGGATGCCATTGAGCAGTTGCAGAAATTTGCGGTCGCGAACAAGACTCATGCATTTGTTAGCAAATTCGCCATCattcagctgcagttgctgcag GGTAATCGCAAAGATGCTATTGAAACGCTGCTGTCGCTGGGCGAAGCCAAGTACAAGCCTGGTGTTGTATCCGCACTCGTCTCGCTTTATCTAGGAACTGACAACAAGCCCGCTGCTTCTGACGTGCTCAAGTCGGCCGTGGAATGGTATAAGCAGAACAATGTCAGCAGCGGCGATTTGTCGGACATGTGGCGTCAAGCAGCCGAATTTCATTTGCGTGGTGGCGCCTCAGAGACGGCGGCCAGTTCGTTGGAGGAGCTGCTCAAGCTAAAGCCCAACGACATGAAAGTATTAGCTCAGCTTGTTATTGCCTATGCGCAATTTAATCCCAAGCGTGCGTTGGAAATAAGTCGTCGTTTGCCCAAACTGGAAACTTTGACCACTGCCTCGGAAATTGATGCACTCGAGGCGGCCAATTGGGTAATGTCCACCAAGGCGGCCAAGAAGTCGGCCAATGCCAAAATCGAACCCTCACCGAGCACACCGGCAGCTGAGAAGAAGAGCGCCAATCGCAAGCGCAAAGGCAAACTCCCCAAGAACTATAATGCTGAAGTCGGACCTGATCCCGAACGTTGGTTGCCCAAGTACGAGCGCACAGGATTCCGTAAGAAGCGTGGTGGCGCACGTGGCAAGGATGTCATCAAGGGCTCCCAGGGCATGGCCACGGGTGCAGCTGACCAATA CGACATGTCGAATCGCGCTAATTTGAGCAAGAACTCGCCTGCGACGCCAGTCTATCAGGAGCCTACTCCTGGTCCCAGGCAACAACATCGCAAGGGTGGacacaagaagaagaagggcGGACGTTTCTAA
- the LOC132784926 gene encoding uncharacterized protein LOC132784926, whose amino-acid sequence MLSMSNRVLEIISVICVLFHTVNCKHVVITAPKHILLGSTVNVSATLYDGNKVAEKGTYKFAWKASGGQKEEFAISEPISNWTVKYPRDASKLGTHRLEVTVYEEYIVWFSVAQAEQNFELVDSLTGSLQLIQHEKVRQEDFVSTQEIVNHRIDLWPADYNFLEENNYYVNTYWFQNCTYLGMSHAYEYQAIYPEANQYYNIGVLVVASPNAPPEPTTSTTTTTTTTTTTTTTTTTTTTSTTSTTTPATTTTSTTPASTTTTLATTTHPATTTTTKPTTTTKPNQSRRRRRDLNQTMHANAALLGLNLSVAKQKQLESNNNTADANSSIALINPLGVRKIQLLPAPAPPFNCIDGNVIAKDANNTYGVFQHRIISKTPISNFGTTGKNWVEHWKLTELKVNFKGSPPFEYCTLAFNAPYNATGNETCSPYIKQDQNEIDFRRYYVESRAILFFIRNEVSETVNQVTVNIYEAKRQSQLSVVVVPIACTLVAVCLVIFGAAYYIQSGNRFNVEVADFNFGDTQSVDMEYKTFQQRLIDSIRDAWPWPRWRRYSQSSTDLIADQPSSREGGGFGDNAGEVDSSLRYNTFN is encoded by the exons ATGCTTAGCATGAGCAATAGAGTGCTAGAAATAATTTCAGTGATATGCGTTCTTTTCCATACag TTAATTGTAAGCACGTTGTTATAACGGCACCTAAACATATCCTACTTGGATCGACTGTGAACGTATCGGCCACACTCTACGATGGCAATAAAGTGGCCGAAAAGGGCACCTACAAATTTGCGTGGAAGGCGAGCGGTGGCCAAAAAGAG GAATTCGCGATCTCTGAACCGATCAGCAATTGGACTGTAAAATATCCCAGGGATGCATCAAAACTCGGGACTCATCGTTTGGAAGTCACCGTTTACGAGGAATACATCGTGTGGTTTTCAGTTGCTCAAGCTGAACAAAACTTCGAACTCGTCGATTCGCTGACGGGCAGCTTGCAGTTGATACAGCATGAAAAGGTGCGCCAGGAGGATTTTGTGTCCACACAGGAAATAGTAAATCACCGCATTGATCTGTGGCCGGCtgattataattttttagaGGAGAATAACTACTATGTCAATACCTATTGGTTCCAAAATTGTACATATCTGGGCATGTCGCATGCCTATGAATATCAAGCAATATACCCCGAGGCTAATCAATACTATAACATTGGAGTTTTGGTTGTTGCCTCACCCAATGCCCCGCCAGAGCCCACAACATcaacgacaaccacaacaacgacgacgacgacgacgacaactaccactacaacaactacaacttcTACTACCTCGACGACAACgcccgcaacaacaacaacgtcgacTACTCCCGCGTCAACCACAACAACACTAGCCACAACCACACAtccagctacaacaacaacaacaaagccaacaacgacaacaaagcCAAATCAATCGCGTCGTCGCAGACGTGACTTGAACCAAACAATGCACGCAAATGCCGCATTGCTTGGTTTGAATTTATCAgttgccaaacaaaaacaactcgagagcaacaacaacactgctGATGCCAACTCATCCATTGCTTTAATAAATCCCTTGGGCGTGCGTAAGATTCAGCTTTTGCCAGCTCCGGCGCCGCCTTTCAAttgcatcgatggcaacgtGATTGCTAAAGATGCAAACAACACTTATGGCGTTTTCCAACATCGTATTATCTCCAAAA caCCCATTTCCAATTTTGGCACCACTGGCAAGAATTGGGTGGAGCACTGGAAGCTTACGGAACTCAAAGTAAATTTCAAGGGCTCTCCGCCTTTCGAATACTGCACATTGGCGTTTAATG CACCTTACAATGCCACAGGCAACGAGACGTGCAGCCCATATATTAAGCAAGACCAAAACGAAATTGACTTTAGGCGCTACTATGTAGAGAGCCGGGCCATATTGTTTTTCATACGCAACGAAGTTTCGGAGACTGTCAATCAGGTCACCGTCAATATCTATGAAG CCAAACGACAGTCACAACTCTCAGTGGTAGTTGTGCCCATTGCTTGCACTCTCGTCGCCGTTTGTCTAGTCATCTTTGGCGCTGCATACTATATTCAAAGTGGCAATCG GTTTAATGTGGAGGTGGCTGATTTCAATTTCGGTGACACGCAATCGGTGGACATGGAATACAAGACATTCCAGCAGCGATTGATTGACAGCATACGCGATGCGTGGCCATGGCCCAGGTGGCGTCGCTATTCACAGTCTAGCACGGATCTCATTGCCGATCAGCCATCATCACGTGAAGGCGGTGGATTTGGCGATAATGCTGGCGAAGTGGACAGCAGTTTGCGCTACAATACGTTCAATTAA
- the LOC132787499 gene encoding septin-2 isoform X2, with the protein MCIGETGLGKSTLMDTLFNTSFESTPSPHILPSVKLKAHTYELQESNVRLKLTICDTVGYGDQINKDDSFKAVVDYLDVQFEIYLQEELKIKRSLTTCHDSRIHICLYFICPTGHGLKSLDLVCMKKLDSKVNIIPVIAKADTISKEELQRFKAKIIQELKSNGVQIYHFPTDDETVADTNSLMNAHFPFAVVGSTEFIKVGNKLIRARQYPWGTVQVENENHCDFVKLREMLIRTNMEDMREKTHIKHYELYRQKRLEQMGFIDVDSENKPVSFQQTFEVKRSNHLAELQSKEEKVRQMFVQRVKEKETELKDSEKDLHLKFEKLKNDHAEEKRKHEESRKALEEEFLEFQRRKQQVAASHNTMTLGKSKKK; encoded by the exons ATGTGCATAG GCGAGACCGGTCTTGGCAAATCCACATTAATGGATACACTGTTTAATACCAGTTTCGAATCTACGCCGAGTCCTCACATATTGCCCAGTGTTAAATTAAAAGCGCACACTTATGAATTACAAGAAAGTAATGTTCGACTTAAACTGACGATCTGTGATACTGTTGGATATGGCGATCAGATCAACAAGGACGATTCTTTCAAAGCTGTTGTCGATTATCTCGACGTTCAGTTCGAGATCTATTTGCAGgaagaattaaaaattaagcGCTCACTTACAACGTGTCATGACAGTCGCATTCACATTTGTCTCTACTTTATCTGTCCAACGGGACACGGCTTAAAGTCTTTGGACTTGGTCTGCATGAAGAAGTTGGATAGCAAGGTTAATATTATCCCAGTGATTGCCAAAGCTGATACTATTTCGAAGGAGGAACTACAAAGATTCAAGGCCAAAATCATCCAGGAACTGAAGAGCAATGGTGTTCAGATCTATCATTTCCCCACAGACGACGAAACTGTTGCAGACACCAATAGCTTGATGAATGCGCATTTTccctttgctgttgttggcagcACTGAGTTTATTAAGGTGGGGAATAAACTCATCCGTGCTCGTCAGTATCCATGGGGTACTGTCCAAGTGGAGAATGAAAACCATTGCGATTTTGTGAAGCTACGAGAGATGCTCATTCGAACCAATATGGAAGATATGCGCGAGAAGACACACATAAAACATTATGAACTATATCGGCAGAAACGTTTAGAGCAGATGGGTTTTATTGATGTGGACAGCGAGAACAAGCCAGTTTCATTTCAACAAACGTTCGAGGTCAAGCGCTCCAATCATTTGGCTGAATTGCAATCTAAGGAAGAGAAAGTGCGCCAAATGTTTGTCCAGCGAGTAAAGGAAAAGGAAACGGAGCTCAAAGATAGCGAGaaagatttgcatttgaaGTTCGAAAAGTTGAAGAATGATCATGCTGAGGAGAAACGTAAGCATGAAGAATCTCGCAAAGCTCTGGAAGAGGaatttttagaatttcaaagGCGTAAGCAACAGGTGGCTGCCTCCCACAATACCATGACTCTGGgcaaaagcaagaaaaaataG
- the LOC132787498 gene encoding LOW QUALITY PROTEIN: pseudouridylate synthase 1 homolog (The sequence of the model RefSeq protein was modified relative to this genomic sequence to represent the inferred CDS: deleted 1 base in 1 codon; substituted 1 base at 1 genomic stop codon) has product MLLNHMLSSYRKAVCLKTNFISRSRHKSFAAAMSEALDKLEQDVLARKEAKEAENKNVQEANRVKRTLKRKKWVDWKTQDDEDAANGVKRAPFDPADRIKRKKSAILLSYCGANYFGMQRNPGMQTIEEELFKVMLKHKWITEDSFEQVQIACFQRAARTDKGVSAARQVCSVKLPEELNLEAFNQDLPEEIRLFGVERVTKGFNAKDQCNARTYTYTLPTVAFASSSEETPPDQETYRIPPELTEKVSETLKLFEGTKNFHNFTSKKXVALFRQIKFWEFITHLCTETFLDPSAKRFIMSFTCSTPFQSSQGVEFVTLKVKGQSFMLHQIRKMVGLTIAIVRGNTTTATLERALTEERLDLPMAPGLGLVLDTVHYERYNDRYGKDGIHSPLTWEAQEQQVREFIEKYIYANIYKTEAEQKNLLDWLSTLHYHSYDTRREEATTEAGGSQKKSSNEDDDGEE; this is encoded by the exons atgctgTTAAACCACATGCTAAGCAGCTACCGAAAGGCAG TTTGcctaaaaacaaattttattagcCGGTCACGACACAaatcttttgctgctgcaatgaGCGAAGCCCTCGACAAATTGGAACAGGACGTATTGGCAAGAAAGGAGGCCAAGGAAGCTGAGAATAAAAATGTACAAGAAGCTAATCGTGTAAAGCGGACTTTAAAGCGTAAAAAGTGGGTGGACTGGAAGACACAAGATGACGAGGATGCGGCGAATGGCGTAAAACGTGCTCCTTTTGATCCTGCGGATCGCATCAAGCGCAAGAAGAGCGCCATACTGCTGAGCTATTGTGGGGCTAACTATTTTGGCATGCAACGCAATCCCGGAATGCAAACCATCGAGGAGGAACTGTTCAAGGTGATGCTTAAGCACAAATGGATCACCGAGGATTCCTTTGAGCAGGTGCAAATTGCGTGCTTTCAACGTGCTGCACGCACTGATAAAGGCGTCTCGGCGGCGCGTCAAGTGTGCTCAGTGAAGCTGC CTGAGGAATTGAATTTAGAGGCATTCAATCAGGATTTGCCCGAGGAGATTCGTTTGTTCGGCGTGGAACGCGTTACCAAAGGCTTCAATGCCAAGGATCAGTGCAATGCACGTACTTACACTTACACATTACCCACTGTGGCATTTGCTTCAAGTTCTGAGGAAACGCCGCCGGATCAGGAGACGTATCGCATT CCCCCGGAACTCACGGAAAAAGTCAGCGAAACACTCAAGCTTTTTGAGGGAACGAAAAATTTTCACAACTTTACGAGTAAAAAGTAAGTTGCACTGTTtagacaaattaaattttgggAATTTATAACACATTTATGTACAGAAACTTTTTTAGATCCCTCCGCCAAGCGCTTCATCATGTCCTTCACATGCAGTACGCCATTCCAGAGTTCACAAGGAGTGGAATTCGTTACACTGAAAGTGAAGGGTCAGAGCTTTATGCTGCATCAGATACGAAAAATGGTTGGCTTAACTATTGCCATCGTGCGAGGTAACACAACGACGGCGACACTGGAGCGTGCGTTGACGGAGGAGCGTCTTGATTTACCCATGGCGCCTGGTCTGGGCCTCGTCTTGGATACAGTGCACTATGAGCGCTACAATGACCGATATGGCAAGGATGGCATTCATTCGCCACTCACCTGGGAGGCGCAGGAGCAGCAAGTGCGTGAGTTCATAGAGAAGTACATCTATGCGAATATCTACAAAACGGAAGCGGAGCAAAAGAATCTATTGGATTGGCTGAGTACTCTGCATTATCACTCGTACGACACGAGAAGGGAAGAGGCGACAACTGAAGCTGGCGGAAGTCAAAAGAAGAGTAGTAACGAGGATGATGATGGCGAGGAATAG
- the LOC132785183 gene encoding uncharacterized protein LOC132785183 has translation MFFYFDNNNHSSDNTNFYSNYNRSYHTNFYHTNSNRNNFRIHNTNNIFYIIIVTTTESTTPTSTVTTTESTTPTSTVTTTESTTPTSTITTTESTTPTSTVTTTESTTPTSTVTTTESTTPTSTVTTTESTTPTSTVTTTESTTPTSTITTTESTTPTSTVTTTESTTPTSTVTTTESTTPTSTVTTTESTTPTSTVTTTESTTPTSTVTTTESTTPTSTVTTTDSTTPTSTVTTTESTTPTS, from the exons ATGTTCTTCTACTTCGACAATAACAAccacagcagcgacaacaccaacttctacagcaactacaacagaAGCTACCACACCAACTTCTACCACACAAACTCCAACAGAAACAACTTCcgaatccacaacaccaacaatatCTTCTACATTATCATT gtaacaactactgaatctacaacaccaacttctaccgtaacaactacagaatctacaacaccaacttctacggtaacaactacagaatctacaacaccaacttctacaattacaactacagaatctacaacaccaacttctaccgtaacaactacagaatctacaacaccaacttctaccgtaacaactacagaatctacaacaccaacttctaccgtaacaactacagaatctacaacaccaacttccaccgtaacaactacagaatctacaacaccaacttctacaattacaactacagaatctacaacaccaacttctaccgtaacaactacagaatctacaacaccaacttccaccgtaacaactacagaatctacaacaccaacatctaccgtaacaactactgaatctacaacaccaacctccaccgtaacaactacagagtctacaacaccaacttctacggtaacaactacagaatctacaacaccaacgtctaccgtaacaactacagactctacaacaccaacttctaccgtaacaactacagaatctacaacaccaacttct
- the LOC132787499 gene encoding septin-2 isoform X1 yields MSVIDTPNKKEPNFRSLKPSGHVGFDSLPDQLVNKSVENGFVFNIMCIGETGLGKSTLMDTLFNTSFESTPSPHILPSVKLKAHTYELQESNVRLKLTICDTVGYGDQINKDDSFKAVVDYLDVQFEIYLQEELKIKRSLTTCHDSRIHICLYFICPTGHGLKSLDLVCMKKLDSKVNIIPVIAKADTISKEELQRFKAKIIQELKSNGVQIYHFPTDDETVADTNSLMNAHFPFAVVGSTEFIKVGNKLIRARQYPWGTVQVENENHCDFVKLREMLIRTNMEDMREKTHIKHYELYRQKRLEQMGFIDVDSENKPVSFQQTFEVKRSNHLAELQSKEEKVRQMFVQRVKEKETELKDSEKDLHLKFEKLKNDHAEEKRKHEESRKALEEEFLEFQRRKQQVAASHNTMTLGKSKKK; encoded by the exons ATGTCTGTAATTGATACTCCAAACAAAAAGGAACCAAATTTTCGATCGCTGAAACCGTCAGGACATGTGGGATTTGATAGTCTCCCTGATCAGTTGGTTAATAAAAGCGTTGAAAATGGATTTGTATTCAATATCATGTGCATAG GCGAGACCGGTCTTGGCAAATCCACATTAATGGATACACTGTTTAATACCAGTTTCGAATCTACGCCGAGTCCTCACATATTGCCCAGTGTTAAATTAAAAGCGCACACTTATGAATTACAAGAAAGTAATGTTCGACTTAAACTGACGATCTGTGATACTGTTGGATATGGCGATCAGATCAACAAGGACGATTCTTTCAAAGCTGTTGTCGATTATCTCGACGTTCAGTTCGAGATCTATTTGCAGgaagaattaaaaattaagcGCTCACTTACAACGTGTCATGACAGTCGCATTCACATTTGTCTCTACTTTATCTGTCCAACGGGACACGGCTTAAAGTCTTTGGACTTGGTCTGCATGAAGAAGTTGGATAGCAAGGTTAATATTATCCCAGTGATTGCCAAAGCTGATACTATTTCGAAGGAGGAACTACAAAGATTCAAGGCCAAAATCATCCAGGAACTGAAGAGCAATGGTGTTCAGATCTATCATTTCCCCACAGACGACGAAACTGTTGCAGACACCAATAGCTTGATGAATGCGCATTTTccctttgctgttgttggcagcACTGAGTTTATTAAGGTGGGGAATAAACTCATCCGTGCTCGTCAGTATCCATGGGGTACTGTCCAAGTGGAGAATGAAAACCATTGCGATTTTGTGAAGCTACGAGAGATGCTCATTCGAACCAATATGGAAGATATGCGCGAGAAGACACACATAAAACATTATGAACTATATCGGCAGAAACGTTTAGAGCAGATGGGTTTTATTGATGTGGACAGCGAGAACAAGCCAGTTTCATTTCAACAAACGTTCGAGGTCAAGCGCTCCAATCATTTGGCTGAATTGCAATCTAAGGAAGAGAAAGTGCGCCAAATGTTTGTCCAGCGAGTAAAGGAAAAGGAAACGGAGCTCAAAGATAGCGAGaaagatttgcatttgaaGTTCGAAAAGTTGAAGAATGATCATGCTGAGGAGAAACGTAAGCATGAAGAATCTCGCAAAGCTCTGGAAGAGGaatttttagaatttcaaagGCGTAAGCAACAGGTGGCTGCCTCCCACAATACCATGACTCTGGgcaaaagcaagaaaaaataG
- the LOC132784927 gene encoding septin-2: MSAEVDFVNKKEMHLRTLKQSGHVGFDSLPDQLVNKSVQNGFVFNVMCIGETGLGKSTLMDTLFNTSFESTPSPHTLPSVKLKAHTYELQESNVRLKLTICDTVGYGDQINKDDSFKAVVDYIDAQFENYLQEELKIKRSLVTCHDSRIHICLYFICPTGHGLKSLDLVCMKKLDSKVNIIPVIAKADTISKAELQRFKAKIIQELNSNGVHIYQFPTDDETVADTNSLMNAHIPFAVVGSTEFIKVGNKLIRARQYPWGTVQVENETHCDFVKLREMLIRTNMEDMREKTHTRHYELYRQKRLEQMGFSDVDSENKPVSFQQTFEAKRSNHLAELQSKEEEVRQMFVQRVKEKEAELKDSEKDLHLKFEKLKRDHAEEKRKLEESRKALEEDYIDFQRRKQQLATAHHTLTLGKSKKK, encoded by the exons ATGTCGGCTGAAGTTgattttgtaaacaaaaaggaaatgcaTTTACGCACTCTAAAGCAGTCGGGTCATGTAGGATTCGATAGTTTACCCGATCAATTGGTCAATAAAAGCGTTCAAAACGGATTCGTTTTCAACGTCATGTGTATAG GCGAGACCGGGCTTGGCAAATCCACATTGATGGACACACTGTTCAACACCAGTTTCGAGTCCACGCCGAGCCCTCACACCTTACCCAGCGTTAAATTGAAGGCTCACACTTACGAACTACAAGAGAGTAACGTTCGACTTAAGCTGACGATTTGCGATACTGTCGGATATGGAGATCAGATTAACAAGGATGATTCTTTCAAGGCAGTCGTCGACTACATTGATGCCCAGTTCGAGAATTATTTGCAGGAAGAGCTCAAGATTAAACGATCGCTTGTTACATGTCATGACAGTCGCATACATATTTGCCTCTACTTTATCTGTCCAACGGGACACGGCTTGAAGTCTTTGGATTTGGTCTGCATGAAGAAGCTGGACAGTAAGGTTAACATTATCCCAGTGATTGCCAAAGCTGATACTATTTCCAAGGCGGAACTACAACGATTTAAGGCCAAGATCATCCAGGAACTCAATAGCAATGGCGTTCACATCTATCAGTTTCCTACTGACGACGAAACTGTTGCAGACACCAATAGTTTGATGAATGCGCATATTccctttgctgttgttggcagcACTGAGTTTATTAAGGTGGGCAATAAACTCATCCGTGCTCGTCAGTATCCCTGGGGTACCGTCCAAGTGGAGAACGAGACACATTGCGATTTTGTGAAGCTCCGAGAGATGCTTATTCGCACCAATATGGAAGATATGCGTGAGAAAACGCATACAAGACATTACGAACTCTATCGACAAAAGCGACTAGAGCAGATGGGCTTCAGTGATGTGGACAGCGAGAACAAGCCTGTCTCGTTCCAACAAACATTCGAAGCCAAGCGCTCCAATCATCTGGCTGAATTGCAGTCCAAGGAAGAGGAAGTGCGTCAGATGTTTGTGCAACGCGTTAAGGAAAAGGAGGCTGAGCTCAAGGACAGTGAGAAGGATTTGCATTTGAAGTTTGAGAAACTCAAGCGTGATCATGCTGAGGAAAAACGCAAACTTGAGGAATCTCGCAAAGCGCTGGAAGAGGACTACATCGATTTCCAGAGGCGCAAGCAGCAGTTGGCTACAGCTCATCATACACTGACGCTGGGCAAGAGCAAGAAGAAGTAG